One Candidatus Kapaibacterium sp. genomic window carries:
- a CDS encoding transposase encodes MAISNTTNNLEDFLLRGKEKVEIEVGLLALAHNLSKFVA; translated from the coding sequence TTGGCAATATCAAACACAACAAACAATTTAGAAGATTTTTTACTGAGAGGCAAAGAAAAAGTAGAAATCGAAGTTGGACTATTGGCTCTAGCCCACAATCTGAGCAAATTTGTAGCTTAA
- a CDS encoding EVE domain-containing protein, which yields MNELVDNYIKHDQELIGLIQSQLDTDDFHDDNLLLLAQDILYQCFDKKLIHTRNYWIFQANPDIFDVFSALKENKVNSWLINQNKGNIRSGDKVILWVTGEKSGCYALAEISDNPKEVGLETDDHFWKTTKPSGLRAPITITHNYIDNPILKSEIMNIEELKNLKAGKQGTNLKATKEEFEFLLKLRPSNSKNFAKNLILYGPPGTGKTFNSKIKAQEIDGTSSNSFITFHQSFSYEQFVEGISVCTDKGNKEIVIYDVKGGIFKKVCVEAIGFDDFENFLQEYDDKEKRKEYLSKREPVVLIIDEINRGNISKIFGELITLLEEDKRLGEDKREMHRTLPYSGEQFGVPPNLYIIGTMNTADRSLVQLDTALRRRFDFEEMMPKYHHTDEIIIINEKTAIDELKWPNSGIIGDKDLSIFLYKLNEKICKEYDREHQIGHSFLMKVNTFEELRRAWENRIMPLLQEYFYADYGNLAKVIGESEYLAKPAKDNEKWKLKMKASEGKFENEFAKVYEFAVYGKNANQKTNGAEEQDEEIEA from the coding sequence ATGAATGAATTAGTTGATAATTATATCAAACATGACCAAGAGCTCATCGGTTTGATCCAAAGCCAATTAGATACTGACGATTTTCATGATGATAATTTATTACTTTTAGCACAAGATATTTTGTATCAATGTTTCGATAAAAAATTAATACATACCCGCAACTATTGGATTTTCCAAGCTAATCCTGATATTTTTGACGTATTTTCAGCATTAAAGGAAAACAAGGTCAATAGCTGGTTAATAAATCAAAACAAAGGAAATATTAGGAGTGGCGATAAAGTAATTTTATGGGTGACAGGTGAAAAAAGTGGATGTTATGCACTTGCTGAAATAAGCGACAACCCAAAAGAAGTCGGTTTGGAAACTGATGATCATTTTTGGAAAACAACAAAACCAAGCGGATTAAGAGCTCCAATTACAATAACGCATAATTATATTGACAATCCAATATTAAAAAGTGAAATAATGAACATTGAAGAATTAAAGAATCTGAAAGCTGGTAAACAAGGCACAAATTTGAAGGCAACCAAAGAAGAGTTTGAATTCTTACTCAAATTAAGACCCAGCAATTCCAAAAATTTCGCCAAAAACCTAATCCTCTATGGACCTCCCGGCACGGGGAAAACGTTTAATAGCAAAATCAAAGCTCAAGAAATTGATGGTACGTCGAGCAACTCTTTCATCACATTTCACCAATCATTCTCATACGAACAATTTGTTGAAGGGATTTCGGTTTGCACAGATAAAGGGAACAAAGAAATTGTCATTTATGACGTTAAAGGTGGAATCTTTAAGAAAGTGTGTGTAGAAGCAATTGGATTTGATGATTTTGAAAACTTCTTACAAGAATATGACGATAAGGAAAAGAGGAAGGAATATTTAAGCAAACGTGAGCCCGTCGTCCTCATCATTGATGAAATTAATCGCGGGAATATCTCCAAAATATTTGGCGAATTGATAACGCTGCTCGAAGAAGATAAGCGATTGGGCGAGGATAAACGAGAGATGCATCGGACGCTGCCGTATTCCGGCGAGCAGTTTGGTGTGCCACCCAATTTGTATATCATCGGCACAATGAATACAGCCGACCGCTCACTCGTCCAACTCGATACAGCACTTCGCCGCCGCTTCGATTTCGAGGAGATGATGCCGAAGTATCATCATACAGACGAAATCATAATAATCAATGAAAAGACCGCTATTGATGAATTAAAATGGCCAAATTCAGGGATAATTGGAGATAAAGATTTATCAATTTTCCTCTACAAACTTAACGAAAAAATCTGTAAAGAATACGACCGCGAACATCAAATCGGGCATTCATTTTTGATGAAAGTGAATACTTTTGAAGAGCTTCGCCGTGCTTGGGAAAACAGGATTATGCCTCTCTTGCAGGAATATTTCTATGCCGATTATGGCAATCTTGCAAAAGTGATAGGCGAGTCTGAGTATCTTGCAAAACCTGCGAAAGATAATGAAAAATGGAAACTGAAAATGAAAGCAAGTGAAGGCAAATTTGAAAATGAATTTGCTAAAGTTTATGAGTTTGCTGTGTATGGAAAAAACGCAAATCAAAAGACTAACGGAGCGGAAGAGCAAGATGAAGAAATTGAAGCATAA
- a CDS encoding McrC family protein, giving the protein MNPNRSYITVEDESNFLKGSWRLSEQLSTPN; this is encoded by the coding sequence ATGAACCCGAACCGCTCCTACATAACAGTCGAAGACGAGAGCAATTTCCTCAAAGGCTCATGGCGACTGAGCGAGCAACTTTCAACGCCGAATTAG